One part of the Halopenitus persicus genome encodes these proteins:
- a CDS encoding Vms1/Ankzf1 family peptidyl-tRNA hydrolase, which yields MLDELLGRAELKSRIEELEESNHRLEQQLEAEQERRAAASTAKQDAEERVNRLEDRIAELEDRVERASGDGPDRKFRRVSDARGARTRDLLGRLSAIEAGNEGALTARVASEDAVPEAVADHFGDATPLVRRAAPALVVADDSGMVSAALRPPIEPTDSSASWDAAFDLPRDRFLPTGRFGFALVRSDLFAVGVYAGEADADGDALERGSTNPRSHAHGDALERTAYEGFESDVKGAHSKGGFSQGRFERRRDDQIDEHLEAARDALEPIAADDDVDRLIVVGERSVLGEIRDLADVTDVSDATGDPEPALEAAFADFWTTRVYAI from the coding sequence ATGCTCGACGAGTTGCTCGGCCGGGCCGAACTGAAGTCACGCATCGAGGAGCTGGAGGAGTCGAACCACCGCCTCGAGCAGCAGCTCGAGGCCGAGCAGGAACGACGGGCAGCGGCCTCGACCGCCAAGCAGGACGCCGAGGAGCGGGTCAACCGGCTCGAGGACCGAATCGCCGAGCTCGAGGACCGCGTCGAACGCGCGAGCGGGGACGGCCCGGACCGGAAGTTCCGGCGCGTGAGCGATGCTCGGGGCGCACGAACGCGCGACCTGCTCGGCCGCCTGTCGGCGATCGAGGCCGGCAACGAGGGCGCGCTCACGGCGCGGGTCGCGAGCGAGGACGCCGTTCCCGAAGCGGTCGCCGACCACTTCGGCGACGCCACGCCGCTCGTCCGCCGCGCCGCACCCGCGCTCGTCGTGGCCGACGACTCCGGGATGGTCAGCGCGGCGCTGCGCCCCCCGATCGAACCCACCGACTCGAGCGCAAGCTGGGATGCCGCCTTCGATCTTCCCCGCGACCGGTTCCTCCCGACCGGCCGGTTCGGCTTCGCGCTCGTTCGGTCGGATCTGTTCGCCGTCGGGGTTTACGCCGGGGAGGCCGATGCCGACGGGGACGCCCTCGAACGCGGTTCGACGAACCCTCGTTCGCACGCTCACGGGGACGCCCTCGAACGCACCGCGTACGAGGGGTTCGAGAGCGACGTGAAGGGTGCCCACTCGAAGGGCGGCTTCTCGCAGGGCCGCTTCGAGCGCCGCCGCGACGACCAGATCGACGAGCACCTCGAGGCGGCTCGGGACGCCCTCGAACCCATCGCGGCCGACGACGACGTCGATCGCCTGATCGTCGTGGGTGAGCGGAGCGTTCTCGGCGAGATCCGTGATCTGGCCGACGTGACGGACGTTTCCGACGCGACCGGCGATCCCGAGCCGGCGCTCGAGGCGGCGTTCGCGGACTTCTGGACCACGCGGGTGTACGCGATTTAA
- a CDS encoding NAD(P)/FAD-dependent oxidoreductase produces the protein MDETDDLPESADVVIVGGGVMGTSTAFFLARETDRDVLLLEKDAIAAGSTGDSSAILRHHYGDQAIYSRMAWWSHEFYRRFEAETGQPLSHAENPLVRFGSEGTPSGEYAQDGYEVLSELDVPVTRYERESLPDRYPMIADAERYDFAVSDDAAGYSDGSDAARGFERAARDRGATVVTGTAVESIATDADGSAVVGVDVDGTRIACSAVVIAAGPWTPRLAETVGVELPVVPTREQVLLLDPPAEYAETYPSLVPTTALPGGEWYVRPDVGGGILVGTHHTGEAVDPDGYDATPDESTILELVDRLGDLIPELRDAGIRGRYCGVYSNTPDHDFIIDAVGPAGCYVACGFSGHGFKQAPAVGRIVTDLVTEGTSEFVDLEYFSLSRFEGSPEGHGAPADNV, from the coding sequence ATGGACGAGACCGACGACCTCCCCGAATCGGCCGACGTCGTCATCGTCGGCGGCGGAGTGATGGGAACGAGCACGGCGTTCTTCCTCGCCCGGGAGACCGACCGCGACGTGCTCCTCCTCGAGAAGGACGCGATCGCGGCGGGGTCGACGGGCGACTCATCGGCGATCCTCCGACACCACTACGGGGACCAGGCGATCTACAGCCGGATGGCCTGGTGGAGCCACGAGTTCTACCGGCGCTTCGAGGCGGAGACGGGGCAGCCGCTCTCACACGCGGAAAACCCGCTCGTCCGGTTCGGGAGCGAGGGAACGCCGAGCGGGGAGTACGCCCAGGACGGGTACGAGGTCCTCTCGGAGCTGGACGTCCCGGTCACGCGCTACGAACGCGAGTCGCTCCCCGATCGATATCCGATGATCGCGGACGCCGAGCGGTACGACTTCGCCGTCTCCGACGACGCGGCCGGCTACTCGGACGGGTCCGACGCGGCGAGGGGGTTCGAACGCGCCGCACGGGATCGTGGGGCAACCGTCGTCACCGGCACCGCGGTCGAGTCGATCGCGACCGACGCGGACGGGAGCGCGGTCGTCGGCGTCGACGTCGACGGAACGCGGATCGCGTGTTCGGCGGTCGTGATCGCCGCGGGCCCCTGGACGCCGCGGCTCGCGGAGACGGTGGGCGTGGAGCTGCCGGTCGTCCCCACCAGGGAGCAGGTCCTGCTCCTCGACCCGCCAGCGGAGTACGCCGAGACGTATCCGTCGCTCGTGCCCACGACCGCGCTGCCCGGCGGGGAGTGGTACGTCCGCCCCGACGTCGGCGGCGGGATCCTCGTCGGGACCCACCACACCGGGGAGGCGGTCGACCCCGACGGGTACGACGCGACGCCGGACGAGTCGACGATCCTCGAGCTGGTCGACCGGCTCGGCGACCTGATCCCCGAGCTGCGCGATGCGGGGATCCGGGGCCGCTACTGCGGCGTCTACTCGAACACGCCCGACCACGACTTCATCATCGACGCGGTCGGGCCGGCAGGCTGTTACGTCGCCTGCGGCTTCTCGGGACACGGCTTCAAACAGGCGCCCGCGGTGGGCCGGATCGTGACCGACCTGGTCACCGAGGGCACGAGCGAGTTCGTCGACCTCGAGTACTTCTCGCTGAGCCGGTTTGAGGGGTCGCCCGAGGGACACGGCGCGCCGGCCGACAACGTGTGA
- a CDS encoding CPBP family intramembrane glutamic endopeptidase, giving the protein MTRRPAIVEYGEHAWTLGQGLLVVFGALLVSTAITQPFTDLVVGAGLVAADGWAETVVRTVFQFVGFGAAVGGYLAITDDWDLIGVGRLDVRGAAIVAAGTVVLLAIQFAALFVFDQIGVSTGENQAILAGQSDPTYFLYMIAVSILFVGPGEELLFRGAVQGLFRRSWGPWPSILAASAIFGAIHVPAVVGAVGEAALYAVVAAGLGCVLGYLYERTDNVILPCLVHGLYNGAIYAIQYVSQVA; this is encoded by the coding sequence ATGACCCGCCGACCGGCGATCGTCGAGTACGGCGAGCACGCGTGGACGCTCGGGCAGGGGCTTCTGGTCGTGTTCGGGGCGCTGCTCGTCTCGACCGCGATCACCCAACCCTTCACGGACCTCGTCGTCGGAGCGGGACTGGTCGCGGCCGACGGCTGGGCGGAGACCGTCGTCCGAACCGTCTTCCAGTTCGTCGGGTTCGGGGCCGCCGTCGGCGGCTACCTCGCGATCACCGATGACTGGGACCTCATCGGAGTCGGTCGGCTCGACGTCCGCGGCGCGGCGATCGTCGCCGCCGGGACCGTCGTTCTGCTCGCGATCCAGTTCGCCGCGCTCTTCGTCTTCGACCAGATCGGCGTCTCGACCGGCGAGAACCAGGCCATCCTGGCGGGGCAGTCGGACCCCACCTACTTCCTCTACATGATCGCCGTCTCGATCCTGTTCGTCGGCCCCGGCGAGGAGCTGCTGTTCCGCGGCGCGGTCCAGGGGTTGTTCCGCAGATCGTGGGGACCGTGGCCCTCGATCCTGGCTGCGAGCGCGATCTTCGGGGCGATCCACGTGCCCGCGGTCGTGGGCGCCGTCGGCGAGGCGGCGCTGTACGCGGTCGTCGCCGCCGGGCTCGGCTGCGTGCTCGGATACCTCTACGAACGGACCGACAACGTGATCCTGCCGTGTCTGGTCCACGGGCTCTACAACGGCGCGATCTACGCGATCCAGTACGTCTCGCAGGTGGCTTGA
- a CDS encoding cupin domain-containing protein → MTDPTPTITSDSEVEYEVVDAADGMGRGVLIDETDGAPNFAMRRFILEPDATVPLHTNAVEHVQYVLAGEYTVTLAGEERTVSHGDSLFIPAGTEHAYHNDGPERGAFICVVPHGDDEIELVE, encoded by the coding sequence ATGACGGACCCGACGCCGACGATAACCAGCGATTCGGAGGTCGAGTACGAGGTCGTTGACGCCGCCGACGGGATGGGCCGCGGCGTGTTGATCGACGAGACGGACGGCGCGCCGAACTTCGCGATGCGCCGGTTCATCCTGGAGCCCGACGCGACCGTTCCGCTGCACACGAACGCAGTCGAGCACGTTCAGTACGTCCTCGCCGGCGAATACACCGTGACCCTCGCCGGCGAGGAGCGGACGGTCTCCCACGGCGACTCGCTGTTCATCCCGGCCGGTACCGAGCACGCCTACCACAACGACGGCCCCGAACGCGGGGCGTTCATCTGCGTGGTTCCCCACGGCGACGACGAGATCGAGCTCGTCGAGTAG
- a CDS encoding deoxyuridine 5'-triphosphate nucleotidohydrolase — translation MFESGANVARALEAAGADLDPAQVQPNGVDLTLGGAFRQTEPGHIGRDGKTVGDREPLAVDGAAEDGDGTGNGTAEDGDGTGNGDVYRFEPGAYVVEYGEPVRIPEGHVGFVYPRSSLLRNSCMLNTAVWDAGYEGVGEGLLQVGRPITIERDARIAQLVLAEAAHEDTYDGAYQGEGL, via the coding sequence ATGTTCGAATCGGGTGCGAACGTCGCGCGGGCGCTCGAGGCGGCCGGAGCGGACCTCGACCCCGCACAGGTACAGCCGAACGGCGTCGACCTGACGCTCGGGGGCGCCTTCAGGCAGACGGAGCCGGGACACATCGGCCGTGACGGAAAGACGGTCGGCGACCGGGAGCCGCTGGCCGTCGACGGTGCGGCCGAGGACGGTGACGGGACGGGGAACGGTACGGCCGAGGACGGCGACGGGACGGGGAACGGAGACGTCTACCGGTTCGAGCCCGGCGCCTACGTCGTCGAGTACGGCGAGCCGGTTCGGATCCCGGAGGGGCACGTCGGCTTCGTCTACCCGCGCTCCTCGCTGCTGCGGAACTCCTGTATGCTCAACACCGCAGTCTGGGACGCCGGCTACGAGGGTGTCGGCGAGGGGCTCCTGCAGGTCGGCCGCCCGATCACGATCGAACGCGACGCACGGATCGCGCAGCTCGTCCTCGCCGAGGCGGCCCACGAGGACACCTACGACGGTGCGTACCAGGGCGAGGGACTCTAG
- a CDS encoding GNAT family N-acetyltransferase, whose amino-acid sequence MARRVRVATPEDAQAIRDIYAPFVEETPIAFRTDPPTAAAVADDIEGTTETYPWLVVERIDEDGERGRDPGTVDESESGAVIGYASASRLRGTAAYRWTVEPSVYVADGHRGSGVGSTLYAALFGVLRAQGFVNVYAATTLPNPASVALHERFGFDPVGTFPSVGYKRGEWHDVRWWYRTLGEQPADPDPPMPFADLVGTAELRALLGPDRATDGDGNP is encoded by the coding sequence ATGGCCCGCCGAGTTCGCGTGGCGACGCCCGAGGACGCGCAGGCGATCCGTGACATCTATGCCCCGTTCGTCGAGGAGACGCCGATCGCGTTCAGGACCGACCCGCCGACGGCGGCGGCGGTCGCCGACGACATCGAGGGGACGACCGAGACGTACCCGTGGCTCGTCGTGGAGCGGATCGACGAGGACGGCGAGCGCGGACGGGACCCGGGAACCGTCGACGAATCGGAGTCGGGAGCCGTGATCGGCTACGCGTCGGCGAGCCGGCTCCGTGGGACGGCGGCCTACCGGTGGACGGTCGAACCCTCGGTGTACGTCGCCGACGGGCACCGCGGCTCAGGCGTCGGATCGACGCTGTACGCGGCCCTCTTCGGTGTCCTTCGCGCGCAGGGGTTCGTCAACGTCTACGCCGCCACCACCCTGCCGAACCCGGCGAGCGTCGCCCTCCACGAACGGTTCGGCTTCGACCCGGTCGGGACGTTCCCGTCCGTCGGCTACAAACGCGGCGAGTGGCACGACGTCAGGTGGTGGTACCGGACGCTCGGGGAGCAGCCCGCGGACCCCGATCCGCCGATGCCGTTCGCCGACCTCGTCGGAACCGCCGAGCTGCGGGCGCTCCTGGGTCCCGACCGCGCGACGGACGGAGACGGCAACCCCTAA
- a CDS encoding DNA double-strand break repair nuclease NurA — MTLDPIHVDNIARLASTIAGTVDATDREGLAERVWTEWLPELRRDGRVILEPVDEHARRRVDVDAVALAEPPFETVHGLDSGTINPTTFKNGLVIDVAHAAMAADPTDLDLHRSRTIVATVHTADTTVDHDTDWGRRDEGYTQQRVLQAPPINRYAEGVVHALALYLAESKHALDHANTVTDLLVLDGPIYPKELFTWVDRDPELGDLAREAKPRSVVENYVRLVETCIESGTPIAGFVKNPSGRAITRTLANAGVEAPWPDDAALFTRLLERRTDATDGTGSAPGAARRGERVTDELTATTWFRSRGGTDRHVAADGDALGVERRLDPELYEPTFLVIYDPRTDVTYKLEAPYAFTRDPDTRRALTTQVLAEVAAERGPPTAVAKADSLARIGTAETASIRRKFEEQFDTDRLRSYDDVRWPDVEG, encoded by the coding sequence GTGACGCTCGATCCGATCCACGTGGACAACATCGCGCGCCTCGCGTCGACCATCGCCGGCACGGTCGACGCGACCGATCGGGAGGGGCTTGCCGAGCGGGTCTGGACGGAGTGGCTCCCCGAACTCCGCCGCGACGGACGCGTGATCCTCGAGCCGGTCGACGAGCACGCGCGTCGGCGCGTCGACGTCGATGCGGTCGCGCTCGCCGAGCCCCCCTTCGAGACGGTCCACGGGCTCGACTCGGGGACGATCAACCCCACGACGTTCAAGAACGGGCTCGTCATCGACGTCGCCCACGCCGCGATGGCCGCCGACCCGACCGACCTCGACCTCCATCGGTCGCGGACGATCGTCGCGACGGTTCACACGGCGGACACGACCGTCGACCACGACACGGACTGGGGACGTCGCGACGAGGGGTACACCCAACAGCGCGTGCTCCAGGCCCCGCCGATCAACCGGTACGCCGAGGGGGTCGTCCACGCGCTCGCGCTGTATCTCGCCGAGAGCAAACACGCCCTCGACCACGCCAACACGGTCACGGACCTGCTCGTGCTCGACGGCCCCATCTATCCCAAGGAGCTGTTCACCTGGGTCGACCGCGACCCCGAGCTGGGCGACCTGGCCCGGGAGGCGAAGCCCCGGTCGGTCGTCGAGAACTACGTCCGGCTGGTGGAGACGTGCATCGAGTCCGGGACGCCGATCGCGGGGTTCGTAAAGAATCCCTCAGGGCGAGCGATCACGCGGACGCTCGCGAACGCGGGCGTGGAGGCTCCCTGGCCGGACGACGCCGCGCTGTTCACCCGGTTGCTCGAACGACGCACCGACGCGACGGATGGGACCGGTTCGGCGCCCGGCGCCGCCCGCCGCGGCGAGCGCGTGACTGACGAGCTCACGGCGACCACGTGGTTCCGCAGCCGCGGCGGGACCGACCGTCACGTCGCCGCCGACGGCGACGCGCTGGGCGTCGAGCGGCGGCTCGATCCGGAACTCTACGAGCCGACGTTCCTCGTGATATACGACCCGCGAACCGACGTCACCTACAAGCTCGAGGCGCCGTACGCGTTCACCCGGGATCCCGACACGCGACGGGCGCTGACGACGCAGGTCCTCGCCGAGGTGGCCGCCGAGCGGGGCCCGCCGACGGCGGTCGCGAAGGCCGACTCGCTGGCCCGGATCGGGACGGCCGAGACGGCCTCCATCCGCCGGAAGTTCGAGGAGCAGTTCGACACGGACCGGTTGCGGTCCTACGACGACGTCCGGTGGCCCGACGTCGAGGGATGA
- a CDS encoding aconitate hydratase: MGQTVTEKILDDHLVDGELTPGEEIGIEIDQVLTQDTTGTMVWLQFEALDMDEVQTELAAQYCDHQTYQFDFKNTDDHRFLRSAAGTYGAYFSRPGNGICHQVHKENFAAPGKTLLGSDSHTPTPGGLGQFAIGAGGLDIAVAMGGGAYYVEMPEVVNVHLEGELPEWATAKDIALHLLGELTVKGGVGKVFEYTGPGAESLTIPERTTITNLGTELGATSSIFPTDERTKNWMARQGREDEYVELQPDEDAEYAEEITVNLDDLEPLIACPSMPDKVVPVSEVAGTEVEQTIIGSCTNGAYEDILPAAKMLEGREVAKHTEMIIAPGSKQASEMLAREGWTAELMAAGVNFSEATCGACIGIGHVPASDSVSLRTFNRNFEGRSGIEDDSVYLCSPEVATAAAIKGEIVDPRDLSDELGDLEAPGLEMGDTYTDGMGQDDADIITPEEAIDEELIKGPNIGDVPLRDGIDSEVAGEALLKMEDNITTDHIIPATADILKFRSNIDKLSDFTLSRIDDTFADRARDADGGVLVAGENYGQGSSREHAALCPMYLGIEAVFAQSFARIHKANLFNFGIVPLEIDADTYERIDQGDDLEILEDVDAAVRAGQEEFAVRVNDDWEFTATLDASDRELEILSAGGKLSWTKQQHQSGGAAPADD, translated from the coding sequence ATGGGACAAACCGTAACCGAGAAGATCCTCGATGACCATCTCGTCGACGGGGAACTCACCCCCGGCGAGGAGATCGGCATCGAGATCGACCAGGTACTCACGCAGGACACCACGGGAACGATGGTCTGGCTCCAGTTCGAGGCGCTCGACATGGACGAGGTCCAGACGGAGCTGGCCGCGCAGTACTGTGACCACCAGACCTACCAGTTCGACTTCAAGAACACCGACGACCACCGCTTCCTCCGGTCGGCCGCGGGCACCTACGGCGCGTACTTCTCCCGCCCCGGCAACGGCATCTGTCACCAGGTCCACAAGGAGAACTTCGCGGCGCCCGGCAAGACGCTGCTCGGCTCCGACTCGCACACGCCGACGCCCGGCGGGCTCGGCCAGTTCGCGATCGGCGCGGGCGGGCTCGACATCGCGGTCGCGATGGGCGGCGGCGCCTACTACGTCGAGATGCCCGAGGTCGTCAACGTGCACCTCGAGGGCGAGCTGCCCGAGTGGGCGACGGCGAAGGACATCGCGCTGCACCTGCTCGGCGAGCTGACCGTCAAGGGCGGCGTCGGCAAGGTCTTCGAGTACACCGGCCCCGGCGCGGAGTCGCTCACCATCCCCGAGCGAACGACGATCACCAACCTCGGGACCGAGCTCGGCGCCACCTCCTCCATCTTCCCGACCGACGAGCGGACGAAGAACTGGATGGCGCGACAGGGCCGCGAGGACGAGTACGTCGAGCTGCAGCCCGACGAGGACGCCGAGTACGCCGAGGAGATCACGGTGAACCTCGACGATCTCGAGCCGCTCATCGCGTGTCCGTCGATGCCCGACAAGGTCGTTCCGGTCAGCGAGGTCGCCGGGACCGAGGTCGAGCAGACGATCATCGGCTCCTGTACGAACGGCGCCTACGAGGACATCCTCCCGGCCGCGAAGATGCTCGAGGGCCGCGAGGTCGCAAAGCACACCGAGATGATCATCGCGCCCGGCTCCAAGCAGGCCTCCGAGATGCTGGCCCGCGAGGGCTGGACCGCCGAGCTGATGGCCGCCGGCGTCAACTTCTCCGAGGCGACGTGTGGTGCCTGCATCGGCATCGGCCACGTGCCCGCCTCCGACTCGGTCTCCCTGCGGACCTTCAACCGTAACTTCGAGGGCCGTTCGGGAATCGAGGACGACTCCGTCTATCTCTGCTCGCCCGAGGTGGCCACCGCGGCCGCCATCAAAGGCGAGATCGTCGACCCCCGTGACCTGTCCGACGAGCTCGGCGACCTCGAGGCCCCCGGCCTCGAGATGGGAGATACCTACACCGATGGAATGGGCCAGGACGACGCCGACATCATCACGCCCGAGGAGGCCATCGACGAGGAGCTGATCAAGGGCCCGAACATCGGCGACGTCCCCCTCCGGGACGGCATCGACTCCGAGGTCGCCGGCGAGGCCCTCCTCAAGATGGAGGACAACATCACGACCGACCACATCATCCCGGCGACGGCGGACATCCTCAAGTTCCGCTCGAACATCGACAAGCTCTCCGACTTCACGCTCTCGCGGATCGACGACACGTTCGCCGACCGCGCCCGTGACGCCGACGGCGGCGTGCTGGTGGCCGGCGAGAACTACGGCCAGGGCTCCTCGCGCGAGCACGCGGCCCTGTGTCCGATGTATCTCGGCATCGAGGCGGTCTTCGCGCAGAGCTTCGCCCGCATCCACAAGGCGAACCTCTTCAACTTCGGGATCGTTCCGCTGGAGATCGACGCCGACACCTACGAGCGGATCGACCAGGGCGACGACCTCGAGATCCTCGAGGACGTCGACGCCGCGGTCCGCGCGGGCCAGGAGGAGTTCGCCGTTCGCGTGAACGACGACTGGGAGTTCACCGCGACGCTCGACGCCTCCGACCGGGAGCTCGAGATCCTCTCGGCCGGCGGCAAGCTCTCCTGGACGAAACAGCAGCACCAGTCCGGCGGCGCGGCGCCCGCCGACGACTGA
- a CDS encoding glucose-6-phosphate isomerase has protein sequence MDVDIGNALGTTPGVTTEYLDRLDGRVADAHETIADGMAAEEFGYAALTLPETADPDAIRTAVSGFEDPEAVVTVGIGGSALGAATLANALESDVDAYFLDNVDPDHTERLLAELPLEETVVNVVSNSGTTAETLANFLVVREAMDRAGVDWTERTLVTTGPEGNLRRLAERHDLPALDVPAGVPGRFSVLSTVGLAVAALQGHDVEAILRGGAEGRASLSGSLYDTPAYAYGAVSYALAERGALTNVLLPYAESLETFAEWFAQLWAESLGKDGVGQTPARALGATDQHSQLQLYRAGPRDKLVTLVRPRERADVAIPETDLSGLAYLGGGSLGGLLDAEFEATEASLAAADRPNVRIEIDRVDERSLGELLYGMEAACVLYGELATVETFTQPAVEWGKRAARGLLGGGDFAEADAVSDKRELVVSGDR, from the coding sequence ATGGACGTCGACATCGGCAACGCGCTCGGCACGACGCCGGGCGTGACGACGGAGTATCTCGACCGGCTCGACGGCCGGGTCGCGGACGCACACGAGACCATCGCCGACGGGATGGCGGCCGAGGAGTTCGGATACGCGGCCCTCACGCTTCCGGAGACGGCGGACCCGGACGCGATCCGGACGGCGGTGTCGGGGTTCGAGGACCCCGAGGCGGTCGTCACCGTCGGGATCGGCGGCAGCGCGCTGGGCGCCGCGACGCTCGCGAACGCGCTCGAGTCGGACGTGGACGCCTACTTCCTCGACAACGTCGACCCTGACCACACGGAGCGACTGCTCGCGGAGCTTCCGCTCGAGGAGACGGTCGTCAACGTGGTCTCGAACTCCGGTACGACCGCCGAGACGCTCGCGAACTTCCTCGTCGTCCGCGAGGCGATGGATCGGGCCGGCGTCGACTGGACCGAGCGCACGCTCGTCACGACCGGGCCGGAGGGGAACCTCCGGCGGCTCGCGGAGCGCCACGATCTCCCCGCGCTCGACGTGCCGGCGGGCGTTCCCGGGCGCTTCTCGGTGCTCTCGACGGTCGGGCTTGCGGTGGCCGCGCTCCAGGGTCACGACGTCGAGGCGATCCTTCGCGGGGGCGCGGAGGGGAGAGCGAGTCTTTCCGGGTCGCTGTACGACACGCCCGCGTACGCGTACGGCGCGGTCTCGTACGCGCTGGCGGAGCGCGGAGCGCTGACGAACGTGCTGTTGCCCTACGCCGAGTCGCTCGAGACGTTCGCCGAGTGGTTCGCACAGCTGTGGGCCGAGAGCCTCGGAAAGGACGGCGTGGGACAGACGCCCGCCCGCGCGCTTGGCGCGACCGACCAGCACTCCCAACTGCAGCTCTACCGTGCCGGACCGCGTGACAAGCTCGTCACGCTCGTGCGCCCGCGGGAGCGCGCCGACGTCGCCATCCCCGAGACGGATCTTTCGGGATTGGCCTACCTCGGCGGCGGCTCGCTTGGTGGCCTGCTCGACGCGGAGTTCGAGGCGACCGAGGCGAGCCTGGCCGCCGCCGACCGGCCCAACGTCCGGATCGAGATCGACCGCGTCGACGAGCGCTCGCTCGGGGAACTCCTCTACGGGATGGAGGCGGCCTGCGTCCTCTACGGCGAGCTCGCGACCGTCGAGACGTTCACCCAGCCGGCCGTCGAGTGGGGCAAGCGAGCCGCCCGCGGGCTCCTCGGCGGCGGCGACTTCGCCGAGGCCGACGCGGTCTCGGACAAGCGGGAACTCGTCGTCTCCGGCGATCGGTGA
- a CDS encoding formyltetrahydrofolate deformylase: MTRDLTEITVIGGDETGLIARTTTVLFERGVNIEDLDQAVREGVFRMTMRVDATGLETSRDELRRTLADLGRELDVEVQVRFPSDRTARRVALLVTKETHAPEELLEAEANGELVDGDADVEIPVVIGNRGDLRGLAERYDKPFYDVGDGNGSPDEDRLLDLLAEYDVDLVVLARYMRILSPEVVFRYEGRIINVHPSLLPAFPGAQAYRQAKEAGVRIAGVTAHYVTTDLDQGPTIAQRAFDVPDGADVETIKRRGQPLEAEVLLEAVRLHLADAVTIHKGRVHLRSEFGSESGDEVDAGATTTAGSTTAANAGADTIADVQLGLPEPAREANPESPVDGEPLAEDPVDAPTPSDD, encoded by the coding sequence ATGACCCGCGACCTCACCGAGATCACGGTCATCGGTGGAGACGAGACCGGACTCATCGCCCGGACCACCACGGTGTTGTTCGAGCGCGGGGTCAACATCGAGGACCTCGACCAGGCCGTTCGCGAGGGCGTCTTCCGGATGACGATGCGGGTCGACGCGACCGGCCTCGAGACCTCCCGCGACGAGCTCCGCCGGACGCTTGCCGACCTCGGCCGTGAGCTCGACGTCGAGGTGCAGGTCCGGTTCCCGAGCGACCGCACCGCCCGCCGGGTCGCGCTGCTCGTGACCAAGGAGACGCACGCCCCGGAGGAACTGCTCGAAGCAGAGGCCAACGGCGAACTCGTCGATGGCGACGCGGACGTCGAGATCCCGGTCGTGATCGGGAATCGCGGCGACCTTCGCGGTCTCGCGGAGCGGTACGACAAACCGTTCTACGACGTCGGCGACGGCAACGGCTCGCCCGACGAGGACCGGCTGCTCGACCTGCTCGCGGAGTACGACGTCGACCTCGTCGTCCTCGCCCGCTATATGCGCATCCTCTCGCCGGAGGTCGTCTTCCGGTACGAAGGCCGGATCATCAACGTTCATCCCTCCCTGCTGCCGGCGTTCCCCGGCGCGCAGGCGTACCGGCAGGCCAAGGAGGCGGGCGTCCGGATCGCCGGCGTCACCGCCCACTACGTGACGACCGACCTCGACCAGGGACCGACGATCGCCCAGCGCGCCTTCGACGTCCCCGACGGCGCGGACGTGGAGACGATCAAACGTCGCGGGCAACCGCTCGAGGCCGAGGTCCTCCTGGAGGCCGTCCGCCTTCACCTCGCGGACGCGGTCACGATCCACAAGGGTCGCGTTCACCTGCGGTCCGAGTTCGGGTCGGAATCCGGTGACGAGGTGGACGCCGGTGCGACCACAACGGCCGGGTCGACCACGGCCGCCAACGCGGGCGCCGACACGATCGCCGACGTACAGCTCGGTCTCCCGGAGCCGGCCCGAGAGGCGAATCCCGAGTCACCGGTCGACGGCGAACCCCTCGCGGAAGACCCCGTCGACGCGCCGACGCCGAGCGACGACTGA